In the genome of Patescibacteria group bacterium, one region contains:
- a CDS encoding methyltransferase domain-containing protein, producing the protein MDKSKQASSVYDKIAEPYAKEFSKPSEYIEEFLALLPKDAKILDVGCGVGVDAGFMESEGFEIIGIDLSKEMLNIARQKFPQIDFRQQDIRTLDFPPNSFDGILASCSLIHIPKKDVPALLEKFHQILKKDGAIYIAFQGGKSEEIFIDEPFKPDEKLFLNIISFDEVQNLLVKNGFSIVKHYEREPKSKEELNYTKLYVIAKK; encoded by the coding sequence AAGTTCTGTATATGATAAAATTGCAGAACCTTATGCAAAAGAGTTTTCAAAACCTTCAGAATATATAGAAGAATTTTTGGCTCTGCTTCCAAAAGACGCAAAAATTCTTGATGTTGGTTGTGGTGTAGGAGTAGATGCTGGATTTATGGAATCCGAAGGTTTTGAAATTATTGGTATAGATTTGTCAAAAGAAATGCTTAATATTGCAAGACAAAAATTTCCTCAAATTGATTTTAGACAGCAAGATATTAGAACATTAGATTTTCCTCCTAATTCTTTTGATGGAATTTTAGCTTCTTGCTCTCTAATTCATATTCCTAAAAAAGATGTTCCTGCTCTTTTAGAAAAATTCCACCAAATTCTTAAAAAAGATGGTGCAATCTATATTGCATTTCAAGGAGGAAAATCAGAGGAAATTTTTATCGATGAACCTTTCAAACCCGATGAAAAACTTTTCTTAAATATCATTTCTTTTGACGAGGTTCAGAACTTGCTTGTTAAAAATGGGTTCTCTATTGTGAAACACTATGAACGAGAACCAAAATCAAAAGAGGAGCTGAATTATACTAAACTCTATGTAATAGCTAAGAAGTAA